The window AGGGCATCGGCGCTTTGGTTACATGAAGGGGCCGGACACGCAAAGCAGCCATTTGCTGCGCATGGAAGGCTACCGCGACAGGCTGATGGCCGCCGGCTTTCAGCTGGATCGGGTGCTCACCGCCGGCCACTACGATCGCCAGCGCGGTTTCCAACTGATGAGTGAATACCTGCAGGCAACGCCGGAAAGCGAGCGGGTTGAGGCGCTGTTCTGCGAGAACGACGTGCTGGCGCTGGGGGCGCTCGAAGCGCTCAGGCAAACGGCGCCGTCGTCCGCGATGGCCGTGGTGGGCTTCGACGATATCGATGAGGCCGGCTCAGCCAACTGGGCGCTGACCAGCTACAGCCAACGCATCGACCGACTGGTCGAAGAAGCCTTGAATCGCCTGATCGACAATCGCGCCACGGCAGACGGCGCCTGGCGGCACGGAGAATTGCGGGTTCGGCGGTCGCATGTGAAGCAAGAGGGAATTCAGATCGCTGATTGAGTTCATGGCGGATAATATTTCCGCCATGCTAAAATTATGGAGTTTCATCTGGCACAGAGATAAGCCAGGGTGTAGCAGAGCCATTTTTTATGGCCTCAAGATAATTTTCCACCATAATCTGATTTTTTTCAGACATTTCACAAAATATTACCAGTTGGCCGAATAGTTCAGTGTCATCATTGATTTCATCAGGAATTACTTCCGGAACGAATGTAATAGCGCGTTTAGACAACGTTCGCACGGTGAATTTTTTGCCAAACTCAGGTTGGCTATCAAACGCATTAACGCCTATTTCAAGTAAATTCAAAGAGGGTGAATAGATGGCATACCATGATTTTTGGTAGCAAAAAATCCCACCTTTAAATTTTGGCATTGCTTTGAAATTAATTGTGTTTTCCGTTTTTATTCGCTTTATGGCAGTTAATGTATACTTTTTCGTTGAGTACAGTTCCTTGAGAAAAATGGCAGCACATAAAAAAACAAAGCCTGCTGAAAGAAAAGAAAATATGGTAATCAGAATGCCAGTGGCAGAAAGATCTGAATTGAGAAGGAACATTATCGTAATAGCGACAACTAGAAATAAAGCTATATTTATCAACCCATCTTTTTTTGTTATGTCCTTCCTGAATTTCACAATGAAATAAATTACTGCAGCAAAGACTAAACCATAAAAAAAGAGTAATGACCGATCGGGCATGATTCCATTCGCCAAAAAATTGATATTGCGTGTAATTTATAGTAATGGTTTAAAATAAGCAATATCCGGTTTGATTTTCAACCGTTACGACAGGAATCACATCCGCTTAAATCTGAACCCCTGTGTGAGTTTCTTGTCTCCAGATTTCACGTAGCGCGATCAAAAAGGAGGGCATGTTGACCCATTTTGCAGAGTGGCTTAGCCAAATTCAGGCGCTTGAGGTTGAACTGCACCAGCCAACGACGCGCTGCGATCCGAAACGTGTCGCGGCATTGTTGCATGAAGACTTTGAAGAGATTGGTCGTTCAGGGCTGCGCTATGACAAGCGCCAGACCGTTGCGGCGCTGGAGATGGAAACGGATTATCCGCAGATTGTCGCCGAAGCTTTTA of the Serratia marcescens subsp. marcescens ATCC 13880 genome contains:
- a CDS encoding DUF4440 domain-containing protein; the encoded protein is MTHFAEWLSQIQALEVELHQPTTRCDPKRVAALLHEDFEEIGRSGLRYDKRQTVAALEMETDYPQIVAEAFKLAQISEGAVLLTYKSFQRDAQGRAVRCTERSSIWLLKDKEGWQMRFHQGTPTDD